The Thermotoga maritima MSB8 region TTCCTGCCGCAAGAAGATGAACAGATCAAGGAAGTTGCCGAGCAGATGGGAGTCTCCTTTGAGGAACTCAAGAACGTCGTGGAGAATCTCAAAGAACTCAACCCAATGCTCGGGCACAGAGGTTGTAGGCTCACCATCACCTATCCTGAGATCGCTGTGATGCAGACCAAAGCAATAATTGGAGCGGCCATCGAACTCAAGAAAGAGGAAGGAATAGATGTAATACCTGAAATCATGATTCCTCTTGTGGGACACGTTAACGAACTCAGGTACCTGAAGAAGATCATCAAGGAAACGGCCGACGCTCTCATAAAAGAAGCTGGTGTCGAGCTCACTTACAAGATCGGAACCATGATTGAAGTTCCAAGGGCCGCTGTTACCGCCCATCAGATAGCGGAAGAAGCAGAATTCTTCAGCTTCGGTACTAACGACCTCACACAGATGACCTTTGGATTCAGCCGAGACGACGTTGGAAAGTTCCTGCCTGAGTACCTTGAAAAGGGCATCCTCGAACACGATCCATTCAAGACGCTGGACTACGACGGTGTTGGAGAACTGGTGAGGATGGGTAAAGAGAAAGGAAGAAGCACAAGGCCCGATCTCAAAGTTGGAGTCTGTGGAGAACACGGTGGAGATCCGAGATCCATACTGTTCTTCGACAAAATTGGACTCGACTACGTTTCCTGTTCGCCGTACAGAGTACCTGTTGCCAGACTTGCAGCGGCTCAGGCAGCTCTCAAAAACAAGAAATAATTGAAGGCCGGGCTTGTCCCGGCCTTTACATTGAAGGAGGTGTGACAATGCCTTATGTAAAGAACACGAAAGAAATTCTGGAAAAAGCCAGCAAAGAGAGATACGCTATCGGTGCATTCAATTTCAACAACATGGAATTTCTCCAGGCAATTCTTGAAGCCGCTGAGGAAGAAAAAGCACCGGTCATCGTCGCTACATCGGAAGGAGCGATAAAGTACATAGGAAAGGGCGATATAGAAACAGGAGCAAAACTTGCCGTTGAAATGGTGAGAACTTACGCTGAAAAACTTTCAGTTCCCGTCGCACTCCACCTGGACCACGGAAGAGACTTTAAAGTTATCATGGCTGCCATAAAAGCGGGTTACTCTTCAGTGATGATCGACGCTTCGCATCTTCCCTTCGAGGAAAACCTCAGAGAGACGAAGAGGATCGTGGAGATAGCTCACGCGGTTGGTATAAGTGTAGAAGCGGAACTCGGAAAACTCAAGGGAATAGAGGACAATGTGGTGGAAAAAGAGTCCGTGCTCGTCGATCCGGAAGAAGCAAAGGTATTTGTGAAGGAAACAGAAGTGGATTTCCTGGCTCCAGCCATTGGAACCAGCCACGGTGCGTTCAAGTTCAAAGGGGAAGCACAGCTCGACTTTGAACGACTGAAGAAAGTGAAAGAATACACCCAGATACCGCTCGTTCTTCACGGAGCTTCCATGGTACCGCAGGATATTGTGAAACTGGCGAACGAATACGGTGCCGAGCTTTCCGGTGCGAAAGGCGTTCCGGAAGACATGCTGAAGAAAGCTATAGAACTTGGTATCAACAAGATAAACACAGACACCGATCTGAGAATCACCTTCGTCGCGTATCTCAGGAAGGTTCTCTCAGAAGACAAGTCTCAGATAGATCCCAGAAAAATTTTCAAACCTGTCTTCGAACAGGTGAAAGAAATCGTCAAGGAGAGAATCAGAATATTCGGATCCAGCGGAAAGGCGTGAGGTGAAAATAGGATGAGAGTACTGGTGATAAACTCGGGAAGTTCTTCAATAAAGTACCAGCTCATCGAGATGGAGGGTGAGAAAGTTCTCTGTAAGGGTATCGCAGAAAGAATCGGCATTGAAGGCAGCAGGCTCGTTCACAGAGTGGGCGACGAAAAGCATGTGATAGAAAGAGAACTTCCGGATCACGAGGAAGCGTTGAAACTCATATTGAACACATTGGTCGATGAAAAACTTGGAGTCATAAAAGATCTAAAAGAGATCGATGCCGTCGGCCACAGAGTGGTTCACGGTGGTGAAAGATTCAAAGAATCGGTACTTGTGGACGAGGAAGTGCTCAAAGCGATTGAAGAAGTTTCACCCCTTGCGCCGCTTCACAACCCTGCGAATCTCATGGGAATAAAAGCTGCCATGAAGCTTCTTCCTGGAGTACCAAATGTGGCTGTTTTCGACACAGCTTTCCACCAGACGATTCCTCAGAAAGCATATCTTTACGCTATAC contains the following coding sequences:
- the fba gene encoding class II fructose-1,6-bisphosphate aldolase, which encodes MPYVKNTKEILEKASKERYAIGAFNFNNMEFLQAILEAAEEEKAPVIVATSEGAIKYIGKGDIETGAKLAVEMVRTYAEKLSVPVALHLDHGRDFKVIMAAIKAGYSSVMIDASHLPFEENLRETKRIVEIAHAVGISVEAELGKLKGIEDNVVEKESVLVDPEEAKVFVKETEVDFLAPAIGTSHGAFKFKGEAQLDFERLKKVKEYTQIPLVLHGASMVPQDIVKLANEYGAELSGAKGVPEDMLKKAIELGINKINTDTDLRITFVAYLRKVLSEDKSQIDPRKIFKPVFEQVKEIVKERIRIFGSSGKA